A genomic segment from Lignipirellula cremea encodes:
- a CDS encoding TAT-variant-translocated molybdopterin oxidoreductase: protein MSSQPGRSYWRSLEELAGSDDFQQYLRENFPPSPPPLDGTSRREFLSLIGASLALAGLTGCSRQPPEKIVPYVRQPELIVPGKSLYFATAMTQGGVATGLLVESQMGRPTKIEGNPRHPSVPAIYWKGDDQTAPGVSDTFAQASLLTLYDPDRSQTVINAGEISTWDAFLTALRPALESQQSSGGKGLQILSETISSPTLLAQKEALLELFPEAKWRQYEPVNRDQEQAGAMLAFGSDAAVHYDLEPADVILALDADFLITGPDHLRHAQAFARRRDVNTESVASTTMNRLYALESTPTLTGAKADHRLPLLPEQIEQFTLALAERLGVKLPELASPPNAGALPETAQKWLEAIAADLQNGQRPAGRASLILAGPSVSPQSHALIHAMNAQLGNVGKTVRYTEPLLPNAAPQQESLRELVADLQAGQVKLLCILGGNPVYSSPADLDFAAAMEQAPFRVRLGVYEDETSVRCHWHLPEAHFLETWSDARGADGTASIVQPLIAPLYRGRSVHELLGTLTEQPGRSSYDHVKAYWKSQFEENPGLGISFEDFWQTALHEGVIPDTALPEKTVALDLAAHYQEAAGTGQGSENTDGRANQVTVVFRPDPTVYDGRYANNGWLQECPKPFSKLTWDNAAYLSPAMAERLQLKSRDLVELSHDGKKLKAPVWVLPGHPDHSVTLHWGYGRSRAGRVGNGAGFNAYALQNSLSPWRQAGVTIRATGEQFPLSATQHHHLMEGRDIVRTGELEELHHDPDHLPFMHVHEHPEATSLFPADAHSYDDEKYKWAMTIDLNGCTGCNACVVACQAENNIPVVGKDQVARGREMHWIRVDSYYEGEPENPRTVHQPVPCMHCENAPCELVCPVGATVHSDEGLNDMVYNRCVGTRYCSNNCPYKVRRFNFLQYADLETPSLKLLNNPEVTVRNRGVMEKCTYCVQRISSSRISAEKLGRSIFDGELATACQAACPAQAITFGNLNDKSSRVTKKTESPLNYALLGELNTRPRTTYLAALRNPNPALVSDVQKAAP, encoded by the coding sequence ATGTCGTCGCAACCCGGCCGCAGTTACTGGCGGAGCTTGGAAGAGCTGGCCGGCAGCGACGACTTCCAGCAGTACCTGCGTGAGAACTTCCCGCCGAGTCCGCCGCCGTTAGACGGAACCAGTCGCCGGGAGTTCCTCTCCCTGATTGGAGCCTCGCTGGCCCTGGCGGGGCTGACCGGCTGCAGCCGCCAGCCGCCGGAAAAGATCGTCCCGTATGTGCGCCAGCCCGAGCTGATCGTACCCGGCAAATCACTGTACTTCGCCACCGCCATGACCCAGGGCGGCGTCGCCACCGGCCTGCTGGTCGAAAGCCAGATGGGTCGTCCCACCAAGATCGAAGGGAATCCGCGACACCCGAGCGTGCCGGCCATTTACTGGAAAGGGGACGACCAGACGGCGCCCGGCGTCAGCGATACGTTCGCCCAGGCGTCGCTGCTCACGCTGTACGATCCCGATCGCTCGCAAACGGTCATCAACGCCGGCGAAATCAGCACCTGGGACGCGTTCCTGACGGCGTTGCGGCCGGCGCTGGAATCGCAACAGTCTTCCGGCGGCAAAGGGCTGCAGATCCTCAGCGAAACGATCTCGTCCCCCACGCTGCTGGCCCAGAAGGAAGCGCTGCTGGAACTTTTCCCGGAAGCGAAGTGGCGCCAGTACGAACCCGTCAATCGCGACCAGGAACAGGCCGGGGCGATGCTGGCCTTTGGTTCCGATGCGGCCGTCCATTACGACCTGGAACCGGCCGACGTCATCCTGGCTCTCGACGCCGACTTTTTAATCACCGGTCCCGATCATCTGCGCCATGCCCAGGCGTTCGCCCGTCGCCGCGATGTGAACACCGAGTCGGTCGCATCGACGACCATGAATCGGCTGTATGCGCTGGAAAGTACGCCCACGCTGACCGGCGCCAAAGCCGATCATCGTCTGCCGCTGCTGCCGGAACAGATCGAGCAGTTCACCCTCGCCCTGGCCGAGCGACTGGGCGTGAAGCTGCCGGAACTGGCCAGCCCGCCCAATGCCGGCGCCTTGCCGGAGACGGCGCAGAAATGGCTGGAAGCGATCGCCGCCGACCTGCAGAACGGGCAGCGACCGGCCGGCCGGGCCAGCCTGATTCTGGCCGGGCCGAGCGTTTCCCCGCAGTCACACGCGCTCATCCATGCAATGAACGCCCAGCTGGGGAATGTCGGTAAAACGGTCCGCTATACGGAACCGCTGCTGCCCAACGCGGCGCCGCAACAGGAATCACTGCGCGAGCTGGTCGCCGATCTGCAGGCCGGCCAGGTCAAGCTGCTTTGTATCCTGGGCGGCAACCCGGTTTACTCATCTCCTGCCGATCTGGATTTTGCGGCCGCGATGGAGCAGGCTCCCTTCCGCGTGCGGCTGGGCGTTTACGAAGATGAAACGTCGGTTCGCTGCCACTGGCATCTGCCCGAGGCGCACTTCCTGGAAACCTGGAGCGACGCCCGCGGCGCCGACGGCACGGCGTCGATCGTGCAGCCGCTGATTGCCCCGCTGTACCGCGGACGTTCCGTGCATGAGTTGCTGGGCACGCTCACCGAGCAACCGGGCCGGTCGTCGTACGATCATGTGAAGGCATACTGGAAGAGCCAGTTTGAAGAAAATCCGGGCCTGGGAATTTCTTTCGAAGATTTCTGGCAGACCGCTTTGCATGAAGGCGTCATTCCCGATACGGCCTTGCCGGAGAAGACCGTCGCCCTCGACCTGGCCGCCCATTACCAGGAAGCGGCCGGCACAGGGCAGGGCAGTGAGAACACAGACGGACGTGCCAACCAGGTGACGGTCGTTTTCCGTCCGGATCCGACGGTCTACGACGGACGCTACGCAAACAACGGCTGGCTGCAGGAGTGCCCCAAGCCGTTCTCCAAACTGACCTGGGACAACGCGGCCTATCTCAGCCCGGCGATGGCAGAGCGACTGCAGCTGAAAAGTCGCGACCTGGTCGAACTGTCGCACGACGGCAAAAAACTCAAGGCTCCGGTCTGGGTCCTGCCGGGCCATCCCGACCATTCGGTCACGCTGCACTGGGGCTACGGCCGCAGCAGGGCAGGGCGGGTCGGCAACGGCGCCGGCTTCAATGCGTACGCTCTGCAGAACAGCCTGTCGCCCTGGCGCCAGGCAGGCGTCACCATCAGGGCGACCGGCGAGCAGTTCCCGCTGTCGGCGACGCAGCATCATCACCTGATGGAAGGCCGCGATATCGTCCGCACCGGCGAGCTGGAAGAATTGCATCACGACCCGGACCATCTCCCGTTCATGCATGTGCACGAACACCCCGAGGCAACCTCGCTCTTTCCGGCCGACGCCCATTCCTACGACGACGAAAAATACAAATGGGCCATGACGATCGACCTCAACGGCTGCACCGGCTGCAATGCGTGCGTGGTCGCCTGCCAGGCCGAGAATAACATTCCCGTCGTCGGCAAGGACCAGGTCGCCCGCGGCCGGGAGATGCACTGGATCCGCGTCGACTCGTATTACGAAGGCGAGCCGGAAAACCCCCGCACAGTGCATCAGCCGGTCCCCTGCATGCATTGCGAGAACGCCCCCTGCGAGCTGGTGTGTCCCGTGGGGGCGACCGTCCACAGCGACGAAGGCCTCAACGACATGGTCTACAACCGCTGCGTCGGCACGCGTTACTGCTCGAACAACTGCCCCTATAAAGTGCGGCGATTCAACTTCCTGCAGTATGCCGACCTGGAAACGCCCAGCCTGAAACTGCTGAACAATCCCGAGGTCACGGTGCGCAACCGGGGCGTCATGGAGAAGTGCACCTACTGCGTGCAGCGGATCAGCAGCTCGCGAATTTCTGCGGAGAAACTGGGCCGCTCGATCTTTGACGGCGAACTGGCGACCGCCTGCCAGGCCGCCTGTCCGGCCCAGGCGATTACCTTTGGCAACCTCAACGACAAGAGCAGCCGCGTCACCAAAAAGACGGAAAGTCCTCTCAATTATGCCTTACTTGGCGAGCTGAATACGCGGCCCCGCACCACGTATCTGGCCGCCTTGCGGAACCCGAATCCGGCCCTGGTGTCGGACGTTCAGAAAGCCGCTCCGTAG
- the nrfD gene encoding NrfD/PsrC family molybdoenzyme membrane anchor subunit: protein MSKSKDNAPGSPPEGSSPHDAASPGSPPHGAGAHGSGAHAGKFLTGDYNYGSVTDKISAVVLTQESPRSWYVGFAIAFALVMLLLWAVTWLFVKGIGIWGINIPVGWGFAIVNFVWWVGIGHAGTLISAILLLLRQHWRTSINRFAEAMTLFAVACAGLFPLLHLGRPEYFYYLAPYPATTGVWPQFRSPLMWDFFAVSTYATVSLLFWYVGLIPDLATLRDRATGKFPRIIYGFLSMGWRGSARHWARYQKAYLILAGLATPLVVSVHTIVAFDFSVAIVPGWHSTIFPPYFVAGAIYSGFAMVLTISIPLRAVYGLHDLVTDRHLDNMAKVMLAAGMVVAYGYIMETFIGWYSGNQFEQYMLLNRMFGPYGWTYWMLIACNIAIPQLLWFRRIRYCAPLLFVLALVVNVGMWLERFVIVVVSLSRDYLPSSWDQYTPTFSDWATFFGTLGLFVALLFLFIRLLPVISIFEMRELLEETKGESE, encoded by the coding sequence ATGTCCAAATCCAAAGACAACGCGCCCGGCTCCCCGCCCGAAGGCTCTTCCCCGCACGACGCCGCGTCGCCTGGTTCGCCGCCGCATGGCGCGGGGGCGCACGGTTCCGGGGCGCATGCGGGAAAGTTCCTGACCGGGGACTATAACTATGGGTCGGTCACCGACAAAATCAGCGCGGTCGTGCTGACGCAGGAATCGCCCCGCAGCTGGTATGTGGGTTTTGCGATCGCGTTTGCTTTGGTGATGCTGCTGCTCTGGGCCGTGACCTGGCTGTTCGTCAAAGGGATCGGGATCTGGGGGATCAATATCCCGGTGGGCTGGGGTTTTGCCATCGTCAACTTTGTCTGGTGGGTCGGCATCGGGCACGCGGGCACGCTGATCTCGGCCATTCTGTTGCTGTTGCGGCAGCACTGGCGGACCTCGATCAACCGTTTTGCGGAAGCGATGACGCTGTTCGCCGTCGCCTGCGCCGGGCTGTTCCCGCTGCTGCACCTGGGGCGTCCTGAGTACTTTTATTATCTCGCCCCGTATCCGGCGACGACGGGCGTGTGGCCGCAGTTTCGCAGCCCGCTCATGTGGGACTTTTTTGCCGTCAGCACGTACGCCACGGTTTCGCTGCTGTTCTGGTACGTGGGGCTGATCCCCGACCTGGCGACGCTTCGCGACCGGGCGACCGGCAAGTTTCCGCGTATTATCTACGGCTTCCTGTCGATGGGCTGGCGGGGTTCGGCCCGGCACTGGGCCCGTTACCAGAAGGCGTACCTGATCCTGGCCGGCCTGGCGACGCCGCTTGTCGTCTCCGTGCATACGATCGTGGCGTTTGACTTTTCCGTCGCGATTGTGCCGGGCTGGCACTCCACGATCTTCCCGCCGTACTTTGTGGCCGGCGCCATTTACTCGGGCTTCGCTATGGTGCTGACAATCTCCATTCCGCTGCGGGCCGTTTATGGGCTGCACGATCTGGTGACGGATCGCCACCTGGACAATATGGCCAAGGTGATGCTGGCCGCCGGCATGGTGGTGGCTTACGGCTACATCATGGAGACCTTTATCGGCTGGTACAGCGGCAACCAGTTTGAACAGTACATGCTGCTGAATCGCATGTTCGGCCCGTACGGCTGGACGTACTGGATGCTGATCGCTTGCAATATCGCCATCCCGCAACTGTTGTGGTTCCGCCGGATCCGTTACTGCGCCCCGCTGCTGTTTGTGCTGGCGCTGGTGGTCAATGTGGGGATGTGGCTGGAGCGGTTTGTGATTGTGGTCGTGAGCCTGTCCCGCGATTACCTGCCCTCGTCGTGGGATCAATACACGCCGACGTTCTCGGACTGGGCGACGTTCTTTGGCACGCTCGGTCTGTTTGTGGCGCTATTGTTCCTCTTCATTCGGTTGCTGCCCGTGATCTCGATCTTTGAGATGCGTGAGCTGCTGGAAGAGACCAAAGGAGAGTCCGAATGA
- a CDS encoding c-type cytochrome has product MADQPHLEPLEASDFFPNGMASRPLVEGTVARGHLRIDKAYFEGQVDGKPVEQLPWEKVATALHLDGSPEQTRAHVLERGRERFNIFCSACHDQTGSGQGMVVQRGFPAPPTYHSDRLRAAPDGHFYDVITRGFGRMSDYADQIPPADRWAIVSYIRALQLSQHAAASELSPADRKALQAEAPAP; this is encoded by the coding sequence ATGGCCGATCAGCCGCACCTGGAACCGCTGGAAGCCAGCGACTTTTTCCCCAACGGCATGGCCTCCCGGCCGCTGGTGGAAGGAACGGTCGCCCGGGGACACTTGCGGATCGATAAGGCGTACTTCGAAGGGCAGGTTGACGGGAAACCGGTCGAGCAATTGCCCTGGGAAAAAGTGGCGACGGCCCTGCATCTGGACGGCTCGCCGGAACAGACGCGGGCGCACGTACTGGAACGGGGCCGCGAGCGCTTCAATATTTTCTGCTCGGCCTGCCATGACCAGACAGGCAGCGGCCAGGGGATGGTCGTACAGCGCGGCTTCCCGGCGCCGCCTACCTATCACAGCGACCGCTTGCGAGCCGCGCCCGACGGTCATTTTTACGATGTCATCACCCGCGGCTTTGGACGGATGTCGGACTACGCCGACCAGATCCCGCCGGCCGACCGCTGGGCCATTGTGAGTTACATCAGGGCTTTACAACTTAGCCAACACGCCGCTGCCAGCGAGCTTTCCCCCGCTGACCGCAAGGCCCTGCAAGCCGAGGCGCCTGCTCCATGA
- a CDS encoding DUF3341 domain-containing protein translates to MTAPPQLYGLLAEYDNPDQLVEAARSTYQAGYRRIEGYTPMPVEGLPEAMEFRRTRMPLVILLGAIFGAIAGYALQYWVAVIAYPINVGGRPLHTWPAFIPITFETTILCGSLAGVLGMLALNRLPRPHHPLFNVAEFSRATRDRFFLCVEARDPLFSLPETRELLQQTGALEVFDVPQ, encoded by the coding sequence ATGACGGCCCCCCCCCAACTCTATGGACTGCTGGCCGAGTACGACAACCCCGACCAGCTGGTCGAGGCCGCCCGTAGCACTTACCAGGCAGGATACCGCCGGATCGAGGGCTACACCCCCATGCCGGTCGAAGGCCTGCCCGAGGCGATGGAGTTTCGCCGCACTCGCATGCCGCTGGTCATTCTGCTGGGCGCGATTTTCGGCGCCATCGCCGGCTATGCCCTGCAGTACTGGGTGGCCGTGATCGCTTATCCCATTAACGTCGGAGGACGTCCCCTGCACACATGGCCGGCCTTTATTCCCATCACCTTTGAAACGACCATTTTGTGCGGCTCGCTCGCTGGCGTGCTGGGCATGCTGGCCCTTAATCGCCTGCCGCGGCCGCATCATCCGCTGTTCAACGTGGCCGAGTTTTCCCGGGCGACCCGCGACCGGTTCTTCCTCTGCGTGGAAGCCCGCGATCCGCTGTTCTCGCTTCCCGAAACACGCGAACTGCTGCAGCAGACCGGAGCGCTGGAGGTGTTTGATGTCCCCCAGTAA